CCAGGAGTTTGCTTACAGATTTTGTTGACGAATTAAATGAAAAGATACAAATAACGGAGGCAGAAAGGGTCTATTTTTATGGTTCCGGCTGTTCTTCTTATCATTCTAAGGAAATCGTCCGCTCTGCTATCAACCAGGTGATCACGGGAGCAATAGTAGAAGTCAATCACGATCTGACCGGAGCTGCCAGGGCTTTGTTTGGCCAGGGAACCGGAATTGCTTCCATCCTTGGAACAGGCTCCAGCAGTTGCATATTCAGGGAAGGAGAAGTAGCTTATGCAATTCCTTCGTTGGGCTACCTGCTGGCTGATGAAGGCAGCGGTTTACAACTGGGACGGCTTCTTTTAAACGCGTATTTTAAAAATCAGCTGCCATCAGATCTGTCCGCAAAATTTCAAGATCAATTCAATATTGGACTATCAACTTTTATTACCCAATTATACACCCATCCCAAACCCAACAGCCTGATCGCCTCCTTCGTCCCCTTTTTGGTTGATCATAAGCATGAACCGGTAATTAAAACGTTGGTCAGAAAGGCTTTTGGTGATTTTTTTAATGAAATCATACTCAAGTACCCTGATTATAACCAGTATAATTTAGGTTTTGTTGGTTCGATTGCCATGTTGTTCAAAGATTTGTTATACGACACAGCATCAGGATACAATCTGAAAGTGGCCCGCATCATTCAGAACCCGGTTGATGAATTGGTCAAGTTCCATCTGGACATTTTAAGCAGGACAAAAAATGACATTTAAAGTTTATCCCGCACATACTTGATCATCCCCCCGGCATCTTCCGGCGAAAACCATTTCATCTCCTGATCCCGTTTAAACCAGGTTAGCTGGCGCTTGGCATAACGACGGGTGTTGGTTTTGATGTTTTCAATGGCTTGTTCCAATGATGTTTTTCCATCGAGATATTCGAATATTTCCTTGTATCCGACAGTATTCAATGCATTCAGATGACGATATTTCAAAAGGGACGTTACCTCAGCCACCAAACCATCGCTGATCATTTGATCCGTCCTTAAAGCGATCCGATGATTAAGTTCTTCGCGGGGAAGGTTGAGGCCAATTTTGATTATTTTAAAATCCCTGGATTTCCTTTTATTGATGCGCAATGAAGTGTAAGTTTTTCCAGTCATCATGCACACCTCGATAGCGCGCTTGAGACGGCTGGGATTGCTTTTGTCAACCAATTTATAATAATCAGGATCGAGTGATTCCAGTTTTTCCGTTAAAAACTCAATCCCTGATTCCTGATGCCATAACTCAATTTGTTTCCTCAGGTGAGGATCAGGATCTGGCAAATCGTCGATGCCTTTGCAAACTGCATCCAGATAAAGTCCGGAACCCCCAACAAGAATTACAGGCTTGTGCTGTGGGAATTGCTCATTCAAAATAGAAAGCACATCGTTTTCAAACCTCGAAACATTGTAATAGTCATGCACCGAAAGATGTCCGGTGAGAAAATGAGGTGCTAAAACGGTTTGTTCAGGGGTAGGCGCTGCGGTTCCAATCTTCAGTTCATTATAAAACTGCCGTGAATCTCCGGAAATAATGATCGTGTTGAAGTGTCGGGCTATCTCGATAGCCACTCCGGTTTTTCCTACTGCTGTCGGGCCTGCAATAACCACTAATGTGTGAATGGAGTGTTCACCAGTTGGTTTAGTCATGTCAACCGGTTAATGTGTGGTTAATAATCATCAATTCCATCATTGTCATCATCTTCTTCATCCATGTCGCCTTTAACCATCGAGTTAAACTCATTCAGCAATGACTCACGCAATTTTTCAGGGTCTTTTTCAACCATCACTTTATTGGTGATTTTCAGGCTTCCTTTTTGCTGTGCCACATGAGGGTAATTCACCCGATTATCAACTTGTTTAACGCTGATACATTCAATTAAAAAAGTATGCAGTTGCAGAAAGTCGTATTCATAAACAAGGTATTGATTTGTACCGCTGATAAATTTATCAATTGAAGTTGACGACATCAGGAAGATCGTGTGGAAGTCGTCGTGCTCTTCCGCCCGATTGTCCTCTTCACCCGACATGTCGAGCAAGGTAATTTCTTCATATTTTTCCCAGTTTTCGTCGGCAACATAAAATGAAGCCAGCTCTTTATCATTCAACTTCAGGGTTTTGACAAGGAACTCATGCAGGTCGAAGAAGGTCTGGTCAGCCCTTATTTCGACATCAAGCACGAAACCGGGGTTCTCATCAGTCTCTATTCTCAATTTAAAAACATCCATGGTGGTTGATCTTTAATTTGTTTTTACTTGAAATTGAAAAGTCAAATTTATATTAAAACAAAAAACTGATTAAAAAATCCATTATTTTTTTGGCATCAACCCGATTTTTTTTCCTGCTTCGAGCATAAAAGCGTAAGCTGGTTCAAATTCATTGGCTATTTCGCCATCCAGAATGGCTTCACGTATAGCCGTTTTAATTACCCCAACTTCTTTGCAGGGGGGCAGGTTAAAAGTTCCCATTATTGTTTCGCCTGTAATGGGAGGTTGCCAGTTGCGTAATTTATCCTTTTCTTCAATCTCCACCAATTTTTGCTTGACAAGCTCGAAGTTGGCTTTGTATCGTTTAATTTTTTCCGGTATTTTCGACGACATATCTGCTGAACAAAGGGTCATCAGGTCGTCGATATCATCGCCTGCATCAAACAGCAGACGACGGATTGCCGAATCAGTCACAATCTCTTCAGCCAGAACAATCGGGCGAAGGTGCAACAACACGAGTTTTTGCAAATATTTTAATGTATCACCGGCAGGTAGTTTAAGTCGTCTGAAAATTCCGGGAAGCATTTTAGCACCCACATAGTCGTGAGCATGAAATGTCCATCCTATCCCTTCGACCCACTTTTTGGTTGCCGGTTTACCGATGTCGTGAAGAATTGCAGCCCATCGCAGCCAAAGATTATCAGTGTTTTGAGAGATATTGTCAAGTACGATCAGCGTATGAAAAAAGTTGTCTTTGTGACCTTTGCCTTCCTTGAATTCAGCGCCCTGGAGGGCAGCCATTTCAGGAAAGATGATTTTAAGCAGCCCCGTGCTGTGCAGGAGTTTAAACCCCACTGAAGGCTTTTCAGACAGAATAATTTTATTCAGTTCATCTGTGATCCGTTCCTGCGATACGATTTTTATCCTGTCAACATTTTTCCGGATGGCCTCTAAGCTGGCTGCCTCGATGGTAAAATTTAATGTTGAAGCAAAGCGGATTGCCCGCATCATTCGCAATGGATCATCAGAGTATGTGATGTCAGGATTTTGCGGTGTCCGGATAATTTTGTTGTCAAGGTCGCGAATACCGCCAAATGGGTCGATTAGTTCCCCAAAGTCTTCCTTATTCAGGCTCAGGCTCATGGCATTGATGGTGAAATCGCGCCGCTTCTGGTCATCCTCGATGGTTCCGTTTTCAACTACAGGTTTGCGTGAATTTGAGCGGTAGGACTCCTGTCTGGCCCCGACAAACTCCACCTGCCAATCGTCAAAATGCAACATAGCTGTTCCGAAGTTTTTAAAAACCTGGAGGTTCCTGATCCCAGCCTGGCTTGCAACAGCTTTGGCAAATTCAATTCCTTCCCCTTCCACCACAACATCTACATCCTTTGACGGCCTGCCCATGAAATGGTCACGAACATAACCACCAATGACAAAGGCTTTTATCCCTTGACTGGTAGCAACAGCTGACAACAAGTCAAAAACCGGATGCTCAAGAAATGATTTCACGAATTGTACTGGTTGTTTTTGTGTGCAAACATAAAACCTTTTTCCGGAAACCGATTCTTATTTTAGCTCAGTTTACCAAACTGTTGTCACCGTATCCTGTAACTAAAAACATATTTAAACGGAAAATTGTCCCAATAATCCTCCATCTCGAACAAGACCTCTTTCTCAAGTAACTTTTCATGAATAATTCCCCTGAAATCATCTACAAAAATATTTACTTCGCACAACTTCATCCTCTCGTCAACATAAATATTATGCGCTGAGGGAAACAGTTGTCTGAGTGATTTAACGACTTTGTCTTTTTCCATAGTAAGCTGAATATTAAGTTTTTAAACAAAAGTTTTCATAATGTCCCATTCTTCAACTTTTTTGTCGTCATCTTCATCATCTTCATCAGTTTCATTAGAAAAATCTTCTGAGCATTGCATTTTCTGAAATTTGTTGTGCACCTGATCCTGATAATAAACTACCTCCCACGATTCATCTTCATGTTCAACCAGGGCTGACATGCTCTCTACCCAGTCACCGGAATTGAGATAATGAATTTCACCGATATATTTGTTTTTAGGTTCATGAATATGCCCACAGATCACCCCGCGAAAACCATTTTCCCTTGCATACTTTGTCATGGTTTGTTCGTAATCCGAAATATAGCCGACTGCCAATTTTACGCTGCTTTTAATTTTCTGCGAGAATGATTGGTAAGGCAATCCCCTGATCGCTCTTTGGTGGTTCCTTTTCCGGCTCATCCAAAGTAAAACTTTATAACCAATATCTCCGATTTTAGCCAGCAGGATAAATCGAGAACTGATCATGTCGAATATATCTCCGTGAATGACAAGATATCGCATATTTTTTTGTAAAAGCTCAAATTGATTTACAAATTTGATTTTTCCAAACGAAAACGGTATCAGTTTATCCAGAAAATCATCATGGTTCCCTCTTACGTAAATCACTTCGGTGTCGTAACGCTCGATCATTTGAATGATTCGCCGGAAGACACGGGTATCCTTTTTTGTCCATTTGCCGTAGCGTTGCAGATTCCAGGCGTCAACAATGTCGCCATTGAGAATTAACCTCCGGCAATGATTATATTTCAAGAACTTTGATAATTCCTTCGATTTTGAGTCTTTTGTACCAAGATGAACATCAGAAATGACAATAGTTTTGTAGAAGGCCATTCTTAAGTCTGTAATTTGCGGCAAAAGTAAAACTCAGCATTTTCAAACTATTTAGCTTAATATTAAGATATGCTTAATAAAATGTTAAGCCGGGCCGCATAAAACAAAAGCCTGCGAGATTTTTCAGGCAGGCTTTTGCTAAAAATGTGGACATAGAATCAGTT
The sequence above is drawn from the Bacteroidales bacterium genome and encodes:
- the miaA gene encoding tRNA (adenosine(37)-N6)-dimethylallyltransferase MiaA, which translates into the protein MHTLVVIAGPTAVGKTGVAIEIARHFNTIIISGDSRQFYNELKIGTAAPTPEQTVLAPHFLTGHLSVHDYYNVSRFENDVLSILNEQFPQHKPVILVGGSGLYLDAVCKGIDDLPDPDPHLRKQIELWHQESGIEFLTEKLESLDPDYYKLVDKSNPSRLKRAIEVCMMTGKTYTSLRINKRKSRDFKIIKIGLNLPREELNHRIALRTDQMISDGLVAEVTSLLKYRHLNALNTVGYKEIFEYLDGKTSLEQAIENIKTNTRRYAKRQLTWFKRDQEMKWFSPEDAGGMIKYVRDKL
- a CDS encoding UDP-2,3-diacylglucosamine diphosphatase, which gives rise to MAFYKTIVISDVHLGTKDSKSKELSKFLKYNHCRRLILNGDIVDAWNLQRYGKWTKKDTRVFRRIIQMIERYDTEVIYVRGNHDDFLDKLIPFSFGKIKFVNQFELLQKNMRYLVIHGDIFDMISSRFILLAKIGDIGYKVLLWMSRKRNHQRAIRGLPYQSFSQKIKSSVKLAVGYISDYEQTMTKYARENGFRGVICGHIHEPKNKYIGEIHYLNSGDWVESMSALVEHEDESWEVVYYQDQVHNKFQKMQCSEDFSNETDEDDEDDDKKVEEWDIMKTFV
- a CDS encoding HD domain-containing protein is translated as MKSFLEHPVFDLLSAVATSQGIKAFVIGGYVRDHFMGRPSKDVDVVVEGEGIEFAKAVASQAGIRNLQVFKNFGTAMLHFDDWQVEFVGARQESYRSNSRKPVVENGTIEDDQKRRDFTINAMSLSLNKEDFGELIDPFGGIRDLDNKIIRTPQNPDITYSDDPLRMMRAIRFASTLNFTIEAASLEAIRKNVDRIKIVSQERITDELNKIILSEKPSVGFKLLHSTGLLKIIFPEMAALQGAEFKEGKGHKDNFFHTLIVLDNISQNTDNLWLRWAAILHDIGKPATKKWVEGIGWTFHAHDYVGAKMLPGIFRRLKLPAGDTLKYLQKLVLLHLRPIVLAEEIVTDSAIRRLLFDAGDDIDDLMTLCSADMSSKIPEKIKRYKANFELVKQKLVEIEEKDKLRNWQPPITGETIMGTFNLPPCKEVGVIKTAIREAILDGEIANEFEPAYAFMLEAGKKIGLMPKK